One window of Catonella massiliensis genomic DNA carries:
- a CDS encoding heavy metal translocating P-type ATPase → MKKETYNITGMSCASCSAAVTRAVEKLEGAKDVNVNLMQNKMTLELSDGLTDEMVIKAVEDAGYGASVKKDIKSESSKKQTDTADDYAKELKLRAIVSFIFMVPLMYFGMGGMFNVPFPKAFMGDGGKLLLALTELLLVIPIIFTGRKFFISGFKHLFKRNPNMDTLIAIGSGTSFLYSIYSLYMIAYFISIGDVKSSMPFGMNLYFDTAGTILTLITLGKYLEARSKKKTTEAISKLVNLIPDKAVILRDGVESEVLVSEVVAGDIVVVKAGETVPVDGVIVNGSGAVDEAMVTGESIPVEKNTDDRVTGGTISRSGYFSFRATNVGEDTALYKIISLVEEAAGSKAPISRLADKISGVFVPVVLCISFLTFIIWLFVRGDFSFALNMAVAVLVISCPCALGLATPAAIMAGTGKGAEKGIIIRNVVSLEVAHKIDTVVLDKTGTITEGRPKVTDIFVNDIDETEFISLAATLESASSHPLANAVTEYAKAKNIEIKRAETLETIEGRGIAGEVEGLALYAGNAAYMQELGITDNRFKAKADELHNLGKTVLYFARGKDKKELIGIIAVADVIKEGSKEAVRELNQIGIDVVMLTGDNERTALAIGRETGVNRVVAEVKPIGKEAEIRRLKEKGKTVMMVGDGINDAPALAGADVGVAIGTGADVAVDTADIILMHSDLRDVPYAILLSNEVVKKIKENLFWALFYNALCIPVAAGVFFAAFGLRLNPMIGALAMSFSSVFVLSNSLRLRFFTPKYKKVKARTQITQSQPKQNEKKAQTDETKDNSYTKEDIVMEKTIDIEGMSCAHCVKHVTEALNAIDGVKAEVSLENKNAKVSLLKEVSDDVLKEAVVKAGYEVKGIH, encoded by the coding sequence ATGAAAAAAGAAACCTACAATATAACAGGTATGTCCTGCGCTTCTTGCTCTGCAGCCGTCACAAGGGCTGTAGAGAAGCTGGAAGGTGCAAAGGATGTAAATGTCAACCTTATGCAAAATAAGATGACACTAGAGCTTTCAGACGGACTTACGGATGAAATGGTCATAAAGGCAGTAGAAGATGCAGGCTATGGAGCGAGTGTAAAAAAGGACATCAAGTCTGAGAGTAGTAAAAAGCAGACAGATACTGCTGATGACTATGCAAAAGAGCTTAAGCTAAGGGCGATAGTTTCATTTATCTTCATGGTCCCACTTATGTATTTTGGTATGGGAGGTATGTTTAATGTACCATTTCCAAAGGCATTTATGGGAGACGGAGGGAAGCTTCTCCTTGCGCTTACTGAACTCCTGCTTGTTATTCCGATTATTTTCACCGGAAGAAAGTTCTTTATAAGCGGATTTAAGCATCTCTTTAAGAGAAATCCCAATATGGATACCCTAATTGCGATAGGCTCAGGTACATCATTTTTATACAGCATTTATTCTCTGTATATGATTGCCTACTTTATCTCCATAGGAGATGTGAAGTCATCCATGCCTTTTGGGATGAATCTCTACTTTGATACAGCGGGTACCATACTTACTCTCATTACCCTAGGTAAATACCTTGAAGCAAGGAGTAAGAAGAAGACTACAGAAGCTATAAGCAAGCTTGTAAATCTGATTCCCGACAAGGCAGTTATCTTAAGAGACGGCGTGGAGAGTGAGGTGTTGGTCTCCGAGGTTGTGGCAGGAGATATAGTAGTAGTAAAGGCTGGAGAGACTGTACCTGTGGATGGTGTCATAGTAAACGGCAGTGGTGCTGTGGATGAAGCCATGGTGACAGGAGAGAGTATTCCTGTAGAGAAAAATACAGATGACAGGGTGACTGGAGGAACCATCAGCCGTTCTGGTTATTTCAGTTTTAGGGCCACCAATGTAGGTGAAGATACTGCGCTTTACAAGATTATTTCCCTTGTAGAGGAGGCTGCAGGCTCAAAAGCTCCTATATCAAGACTTGCAGACAAAATCAGCGGAGTGTTTGTGCCTGTGGTGCTTTGTATTTCTTTTCTTACCTTCATCATATGGCTATTTGTAAGGGGAGACTTCTCCTTTGCGCTTAATATGGCGGTTGCAGTCCTTGTCATCTCCTGCCCTTGCGCACTGGGACTTGCCACTCCTGCGGCTATTATGGCTGGTACAGGAAAAGGAGCTGAGAAGGGCATTATTATAAGAAATGTGGTAAGCCTAGAGGTAGCACATAAGATAGACACTGTAGTTCTTGACAAGACAGGTACAATTACTGAAGGAAGGCCTAAGGTAACTGATATTTTTGTAAATGACATTGATGAGACTGAGTTTATTTCGCTTGCGGCTACCCTTGAGAGTGCCAGTTCTCATCCGCTTGCTAATGCGGTTACAGAGTACGCTAAAGCTAAAAACATCGAGATAAAAAGAGCTGAAACCCTTGAAACCATAGAGGGCAGAGGAATAGCAGGAGAGGTAGAAGGACTTGCCTTATATGCAGGAAATGCAGCCTATATGCAGGAGCTTGGCATAACTGATAACAGATTTAAGGCTAAGGCAGATGAGCTTCATAACCTTGGAAAGACGGTTCTCTACTTTGCAAGAGGAAAGGATAAAAAGGAGCTAATCGGCATCATAGCTGTAGCCGACGTTATAAAGGAAGGAAGTAAGGAGGCTGTAAGGGAGCTTAACCAAATAGGCATAGATGTGGTTATGCTTACAGGAGACAATGAGCGCACAGCCCTTGCTATAGGACGTGAAACCGGAGTAAACAGAGTGGTTGCAGAGGTTAAGCCTATCGGCAAAGAAGCAGAGATAAGAAGGCTTAAGGAGAAGGGCAAGACTGTCATGATGGTTGGTGATGGAATAAATGATGCCCCTGCCCTTGCAGGTGCAGATGTGGGAGTAGCCATTGGCACCGGTGCAGATGTAGCGGTGGATACAGCTGACATCATACTTATGCATAGCGATCTAAGAGATGTGCCTTATGCAATCTTGCTAAGTAACGAGGTAGTAAAGAAGATTAAAGAGAATCTGTTCTGGGCATTATTTTACAATGCTCTTTGTATACCTGTGGCGGCAGGAGTATTCTTTGCTGCCTTTGGGCTGAGGCTTAACCCAATGATTGGTGCACTTGCGATGAGCTTTTCATCGGTATTTGTACTATCCAATTCGCTCAGACTAAGGTTTTTCACACCTAAGTACAAGAAGGTTAAGGCAAGAACGCAGATTACACAGAGTCAGCCTAAGCAAAATGAAAAGAAGGCTCAGACAGATGAAACAAAGGATAACAGTTACACAAAGGAGGATATTGTTATGGAGAAAACAATTGATATTGAAGGGATGTCTTGCGCTCACTGCGTAAAGCATGTAACAGAAGCTCTTAATGCCATAGACGGTGTAAAGGCAGAAGTAAGCCTTGAAAACAAGAACGCAAAGGTGAGCCTTTTGAAGGAAGTAAGTGATGATGTGCTGAAAGAAGCAGTTGTAAAGGCTGGTTACGAGGTGAAGGGGATACATTAA
- a CDS encoding glucose-6-phosphate isomerase produces the protein MDTLYFCYKNAQKFIGDHEVESIKPAVLDAAKRLKEKTGDGKDFLGWIDLPVNYDKEEFARIKKAAEKIRNDSDILFVIGIGGSYLGARAAIDFVKHSFYNDLPKEKRKAPQIYYVGNSMSGAYIEELIDLIGDKDFSVNVISKSGTTTEAAVAFRVFRELTEKKYGKEGAAKRIYSTTDKARGALKTLSDEEGYECFVIPDDVGGRFSVLTAVGLLPIAASGADIDKLMEGAAHLREICLNNDFSENPALRYAAIRNILYRKGKSVEILANYEPSLHFISEWWKQLYGESEGKDQKGIFPASVDLTTDLHSMGQFIQDGSRLMYETVLVVEKPRRDFTLKSAENDIDGLNYLSGKTMDYVNKCAMKGTIAAHVDGNVPTLLIEIPEQTEYHLGELFYFFEFAVGVSGYMLGINPFDQPGVEFYKANMFRLLGKPGAK, from the coding sequence GTGGATACATTATATTTTTGTTACAAAAATGCTCAGAAATTCATAGGCGACCACGAGGTGGAGAGCATTAAGCCTGCAGTTTTGGATGCAGCAAAGAGACTTAAGGAGAAAACCGGTGACGGAAAGGATTTCCTTGGCTGGATAGATCTCCCTGTCAACTATGATAAGGAAGAGTTTGCAAGAATCAAAAAGGCAGCTGAGAAGATTAGAAATGACTCTGACATCCTTTTTGTAATCGGTATAGGCGGTTCTTACCTTGGAGCAAGAGCAGCCATTGACTTCGTAAAGCATAGCTTCTACAATGACTTACCAAAGGAGAAGCGTAAGGCTCCACAGATTTATTATGTAGGTAATAGCATGAGCGGTGCTTACATTGAGGAACTCATTGACCTTATAGGAGATAAGGATTTCTCTGTAAATGTAATATCAAAATCAGGAACAACTACTGAGGCTGCAGTTGCTTTTAGAGTATTTAGAGAGCTTACAGAGAAGAAATACGGAAAAGAAGGAGCAGCTAAGAGAATATATTCAACCACAGACAAGGCACGTGGTGCTCTTAAGACTCTTTCTGACGAAGAGGGCTATGAGTGCTTCGTCATCCCTGATGATGTAGGCGGACGTTTCTCAGTACTTACTGCTGTGGGACTTCTCCCTATTGCAGCCAGCGGTGCTGATATAGACAAGCTTATGGAGGGTGCTGCCCACCTTAGGGAAATCTGCTTAAACAATGACTTTAGTGAGAATCCTGCACTTCGTTATGCGGCTATAAGAAACATCCTTTACAGAAAGGGAAAGAGTGTTGAAATCCTTGCAAACTATGAGCCAAGCCTGCACTTCATATCAGAGTGGTGGAAACAGCTCTACGGAGAGAGCGAGGGCAAGGACCAGAAGGGTATCTTCCCTGCTTCAGTAGACCTTACTACAGACCTTCATTCAATGGGACAGTTCATTCAGGACGGTTCAAGGCTTATGTATGAGACTGTTCTTGTTGTGGAAAAGCCTAGAAGAGATTTTACACTTAAGAGTGCTGAGAATGATATAGACGGTCTTAACTACCTCTCAGGCAAGACTATGGACTATGTAAATAAGTGCGCTATGAAGGGTACTATTGCGGCTCATGTGGATGGAAATGTGCCTACACTTCTCATCGAAATACCTGAGCAGACAGAGTACCACCTTGGTGAGCTTTTCTACTTCTTTGAATTTGCGGTGGGAGTAAGTGGCTATATGCTTGGCATCAATCCTTTTGACCAGCCGGGTGTAGAATTCTACAAGGCAAATATGTTTAGACTCCTTGGCAAGCCTGGCGCTAAGTAA
- a CDS encoding polya polymerase has translation MKITNINNIEKFFQLVDKCSGKIELVTNEGDRLNLKSKLSQYVSLANIFSSGTIPEMEIVAYEPEDTKKLIEFMMNDNG, from the coding sequence ATGAAGATTACAAATATCAACAACATCGAGAAGTTCTTTCAGCTGGTGGACAAGTGCAGCGGCAAGATAGAGCTTGTAACAAATGAGGGAGACAGATTGAACCTTAAGTCAAAGCTTTCTCAGTATGTATCCTTAGCTAATATTTTCTCATCAGGAACAATACCTGAAATGGAAATAGTTGCATACGAGCCTGAGGATACAAAGAAACTAATTGAATTTATGATGAATGATAATGGCTAA
- a CDS encoding type II toxin-antitoxin system RelB/DinJ family antitoxin has translation MVNTLVQFRVDENDRTEAIEICSKLGIDLQSYFRICLARLIREKGIPFSMKIEEVKENKGISAMKRASKIAKEYGISDLSLDEINEAIREARG, from the coding sequence ATGGTAAATACACTGGTACAATTTAGAGTAGATGAAAATGATAGAACTGAGGCAATAGAGATTTGTAGTAAACTTGGGATAGATTTACAATCATATTTTAGGATTTGTTTAGCTAGGCTAATTAGGGAAAAGGGAATTCCATTTAGTATGAAGATAGAAGAGGTTAAAGAGAACAAAGGGATTTCTGCGATGAAACGTGCAAGTAAGATTGCAAAAGAATATGGAATTTCTGATTTGTCTTTAGACGAAATTAATGAAGCAATAAGAGAGGCAAGAGGTTAA
- a CDS encoding peptide chain release factor 3 → MSDLVKEIEKRRTFAIISHPDAGKTTLTEKLLLYGGAINLAGSVKARKTSRHAVSDWMEIEKQRGISVTSSVMQFEYDGYCINILDTPGHQDFSEDTYRTLMAADSAVMVVDASKGVEAQTIKLFKVCVMRHIPIFTFVNKLDREAMDTFELMDQIESILGIKTCPINWPIGCGKNFKGVYDRNTETVMEFKAANAGAKEVETSYFNIKDEEARTSLGNDNYEKLMEELELLDGACPEFDQDKVSRGELSPVFFGSALTNFGVETFLTHFLKMTYIPSSRMTDKGELDPRSDVFSAFVFKIQANMNKMHRDRIAFMRICSGRFEAGMEVNHVQAGRKIRLSQPQQMMAQERKIVEEAYAGDIIGIFDPGIFSIGDTVCSPNESFRFAGIPTFAPEHFARVRQMDTMKRKQFVKGIEQIAQEGAIQIFQEYSQGFEEILVGAVGELQFDVLKFRLLQEYNVEIRLETLPYEHIRWIENKDVDMDKLSLTMDTKRIKDMKGRPLLIFTHPWSIQTVLERNEGLKLSEFGNAEM, encoded by the coding sequence ATGTCTGATTTAGTAAAAGAAATAGAAAAGCGTAGAACATTTGCGATTATTTCACATCCCGATGCGGGAAAGACAACACTTACAGAGAAGCTTCTGCTTTACGGAGGGGCTATTAACCTAGCAGGCTCTGTGAAGGCTAGAAAAACCAGCAGACATGCAGTGTCGGACTGGATGGAAATAGAAAAGCAAAGAGGTATATCTGTAACCTCTTCAGTTATGCAGTTTGAGTACGATGGTTATTGTATCAACATCCTTGACACACCGGGACATCAGGACTTCTCAGAGGATACCTACCGTACTCTTATGGCTGCAGATTCTGCGGTCATGGTGGTAGATGCGAGCAAGGGTGTGGAGGCTCAGACTATCAAGCTGTTTAAGGTCTGTGTTATGCGCCACATTCCTATATTTACCTTTGTAAACAAGCTTGACCGTGAGGCTATGGATACCTTCGAGCTTATGGACCAGATAGAGAGCATACTTGGTATCAAGACCTGTCCTATCAACTGGCCTATAGGCTGTGGTAAGAACTTTAAGGGTGTATATGATAGAAATACCGAGACAGTTATGGAGTTTAAGGCTGCCAATGCGGGTGCAAAGGAAGTTGAGACAAGCTATTTTAATATAAAGGATGAGGAAGCAAGGACTTCTCTAGGCAATGATAACTACGAGAAGTTAATGGAGGAGCTTGAGCTTCTGGATGGGGCCTGCCCTGAGTTTGACCAGGATAAGGTAAGCAGGGGTGAATTAAGCCCTGTATTCTTTGGTTCTGCGCTTACTAACTTCGGTGTAGAGACCTTCCTTACGCACTTCCTTAAGATGACCTACATCCCATCTTCAAGGATGACTGACAAGGGTGAACTTGATCCCCGCTCTGATGTGTTCTCAGCCTTTGTATTTAAGATTCAGGCAAACATGAACAAGATGCACAGAGACAGGATTGCATTTATGCGTATCTGCTCCGGCAGGTTTGAAGCAGGAATGGAAGTAAACCATGTGCAGGCAGGCAGGAAAATCCGCCTTTCACAGCCTCAGCAGATGATGGCACAGGAAAGAAAGATAGTGGAAGAGGCCTACGCAGGAGATATAATAGGTATCTTTGATCCGGGCATATTCTCTATAGGAGACACTGTCTGCTCGCCAAATGAGAGTTTTAGATTTGCAGGAATACCTACATTTGCGCCGGAGCATTTTGCAAGAGTCCGCCAGATGGATACCATGAAGCGTAAGCAGTTTGTAAAGGGGATAGAGCAGATAGCCCAAGAGGGTGCTATTCAGATATTCCAGGAGTACAGCCAGGGCTTTGAGGAAATCCTGGTTGGAGCTGTGGGTGAGCTTCAGTTTGATGTGCTTAAGTTTAGGCTGCTACAGGAGTACAATGTGGAGATACGCCTTGAAACACTGCCTTATGAGCATATCCGTTGGATAGAGAATAAGGATGTGGATATGGACAAGCTCTCCCTCACCATGGATACAAAGCGTATCAAGGATATGAAGGGCAGGCCTTTACTTATATTTACCCACCCTTGGAGCATACAGACAGTGCTTGAGCGTAATGAGGGCTTAAAACTGTCAGAATTTGGCAATGCGGAGATGTAA
- a CDS encoding bacterial Ig-like domain-containing protein, producing the protein MRNTGIKGFISILLCFVMIIGLSAPLRVSAEDDKKIAELSAEYIGVKNENGDVLVGTALSKTDFKFTMRYDGEEKFVPLPESELSHIKLSLNAVPIDAKSAFELAITYDNTAKTKTGEELVYKITIPKTNETFDKMEATWNGASKYHVGDAIKKGEITLSVVYGVITPNGRTQTTRTISHNQFSISPEAIVVDGNNNITVEFNGRKTNVQVKGYGEKELEVIYSGDKNLVVGQIVDTKKIKASIVYTNNDKKAVKTSDLSFNNLEVKAPGENTVTVTYGNLKGKFVVNGVAKTAEKMSAKYTGTDLVVGSKIDLSKITIELTNNDKTKETITAGFTISPDTVKEVGANTITVSYKGFNDTVVVKGTEVLPTNITATYNGGTVIEGSKISKSGILVTAYYPDGTNKTISDFDISTETMNTVGMQEVIVTYKKLTATIYVPVTAKTVTQLEAVYNGGALEQYESLDRKKLVVTATYNDGSSSNVEDYTIMSTTASKVGDNVFTVNFGAKTATFTVEAFARRIAGVGTLESTVGGGDYSSTLTAFIQDQFVREDIKLETEDLEDDLIKSAIKRVNSTKNYIAFEMDIDSFQFDENQYLIAELTIPEEFDPARVAVYFTPDRRRIMVQQTGGLVANNLYRFYAYSSGTYVIMENNNNDVTKQELRDTEQRKPFMVVSIDKSLTVGTKSKIKPYVLFSKDKDEEFTYEVDNEDLMTISKLGEMTAKAVGTVSVTVSAKKGGYSETYDIKISPKEKKRKKAN; encoded by the coding sequence ATGAGGAATACCGGAATTAAAGGGTTCATATCAATTTTACTTTGCTTTGTTATGATTATAGGCTTGTCTGCACCACTTAGAGTAAGTGCGGAGGATGACAAGAAGATAGCTGAGCTTTCAGCCGAATATATAGGGGTTAAGAATGAAAACGGCGATGTACTGGTAGGTACTGCGCTTAGTAAAACAGACTTTAAGTTTACTATGCGCTATGACGGGGAAGAGAAGTTTGTTCCTCTCCCTGAGAGTGAGCTTAGCCATATAAAGCTTTCCCTCAATGCAGTTCCCATTGATGCAAAGAGTGCATTTGAGCTTGCCATAACTTATGACAATACGGCTAAGACAAAGACAGGCGAAGAGCTGGTGTATAAAATCACTATACCTAAAACCAATGAGACCTTTGATAAGATGGAGGCGACTTGGAATGGTGCAAGCAAGTATCATGTTGGAGACGCTATAAAGAAGGGTGAGATTACCCTGAGTGTGGTATATGGGGTGATTACACCTAACGGACGTACACAGACTACAAGGACTATCAGCCATAACCAGTTTTCCATTTCTCCTGAGGCCATAGTGGTTGACGGAAACAACAATATAACTGTAGAGTTTAACGGAAGAAAAACCAATGTTCAAGTCAAGGGCTATGGAGAAAAAGAGCTTGAAGTAATATATTCAGGTGATAAAAACCTTGTAGTAGGGCAGATTGTAGACACTAAGAAGATAAAGGCGAGCATTGTATATACCAACAATGATAAAAAGGCTGTAAAGACCTCTGACCTTTCATTTAACAATCTGGAGGTGAAGGCTCCGGGTGAGAATACTGTCACAGTTACCTACGGCAATCTTAAGGGCAAGTTCGTAGTAAACGGAGTGGCAAAAACCGCTGAGAAGATGTCTGCCAAGTACACAGGGACTGACCTTGTTGTGGGAAGCAAGATTGACCTTTCCAAGATAACCATTGAGCTTACCAACAACGACAAGACAAAAGAAACCATAACAGCGGGCTTTACCATATCTCCGGATACGGTCAAAGAGGTAGGAGCCAATACAATCACTGTCTCCTACAAGGGCTTTAATGATACTGTGGTAGTAAAGGGTACAGAAGTACTTCCTACCAATATAACCGCCACATATAATGGTGGAACGGTGATAGAGGGAAGCAAGATAAGTAAATCGGGCATCTTGGTTACTGCTTATTATCCCGATGGAACCAATAAGACCATATCTGATTTTGACATTTCTACGGAAACAATGAACACAGTTGGGATGCAAGAGGTTATAGTCACTTATAAAAAGCTTACAGCCACCATCTATGTTCCTGTTACAGCGAAAACGGTAACTCAGCTTGAGGCTGTGTACAATGGAGGTGCACTGGAGCAGTACGAGTCATTAGACCGCAAGAAGCTGGTTGTGACTGCTACCTATAATGACGGAAGCAGCAGCAATGTTGAAGACTACACCATAATGTCAACTACCGCAAGTAAGGTGGGAGACAATGTGTTTACGGTAAACTTCGGTGCCAAGACTGCGACCTTCACTGTAGAGGCATTTGCAAGAAGGATTGCAGGCGTGGGAACTCTTGAGTCTACGGTAGGTGGAGGGGACTACAGCTCTACACTTACTGCATTTATACAGGATCAGTTTGTAAGGGAAGATATCAAGCTTGAGACGGAAGATTTGGAGGATGACCTTATAAAGTCTGCCATAAAGAGGGTGAATAGTACTAAGAATTACATTGCCTTTGAAATGGATATCGACAGCTTTCAGTTTGATGAGAACCAGTATCTGATAGCAGAACTTACGATACCTGAGGAGTTTGACCCTGCCAGAGTAGCTGTATACTTCACCCCTGACAGGAGAAGAATAATGGTGCAGCAGACTGGCGGGCTGGTGGCAAACAATCTCTACCGCTTTTATGCCTACAGCTCAGGCACATACGTAATAATGGAAAATAATAACAATGATGTAACCAAGCAGGAGCTTCGCGATACTGAGCAGAGAAAGCCATTTATGGTGGTTTCCATAGATAAGAGCCTTACTGTGGGTACGAAGTCAAAGATAAAGCCTTATGTTTTATTTTCAAAGGATAAGGACGAGGAGTTCACCTATGAGGTTGACAATGAAGACCTTATGACAATCTCAAAGCTTGGAGAAATGACTGCCAAGGCTGTGGGCACAGTAAGTGTTACAGTAAGCGCTAAAAAAGGCGGATATTCGGAGACCTATGACATCAAGATAAGTCCAAAAGAAAAGAAGAGAAAAAAAGCAAATTAG
- a CDS encoding ATP-binding protein, translating to MEIKRDSYLQQLISYRFDGLVKVITGIRRCGKSYLLKNIYRDYLIENGVKDEQIITIELDLAKDIKYRNPLILSSYLREKVEKSKEEYYLFVDEIQMSDEVANPYNPDGKRITFYDALNDLRGLSNLDVYVTGSNSKMLSSDILTEFRGRSDEIRVHPLSFAEYYSAVGGDKNEAFDEYAFYGGMPLILSRPNDATKMNYLKSLFQEVYIKDIVERKRIERQDVLEQILDLLCSSVGSLTNPTKIANTLKSKQGYSVSANTIRTYIGHLEDAFLFSESKRYDVKGKSYFDSPNKYYSEDIGLRNARIGFRQQEMTHIMENIIYNELNIRQFLVDVGVVYQRAVNDNGNSVRIPIEIDFVVNSGGKRTYIQSAYAMPDDEKAEIELRPFALTGDFFPKILVRKDIGKRWYDDNGILNINVIDFLLDKDVI from the coding sequence ATGGAAATTAAACGTGATAGTTATCTGCAACAGTTGATTTCATATCGTTTTGATGGCTTGGTAAAGGTAATCACAGGCATAAGGAGATGTGGCAAATCCTATCTACTAAAAAATATATATAGAGATTATCTGATTGAGAATGGTGTAAAAGATGAGCAGATTATTACAATTGAGCTTGACCTTGCAAAAGATATTAAATACCGCAATCCGCTTATACTTTCATCGTATTTAAGAGAAAAGGTAGAAAAAAGTAAAGAGGAGTACTATCTCTTTGTTGATGAAATACAAATGTCTGATGAGGTGGCTAACCCGTACAATCCTGACGGTAAAAGGATTACTTTTTATGATGCGCTTAATGATTTGAGAGGTCTATCAAATTTAGATGTATATGTAACCGGAAGCAATTCAAAAATGCTTTCAAGTGACATTCTTACAGAGTTTAGAGGACGAAGTGATGAAATAAGAGTACATCCGCTTAGTTTTGCTGAATATTACTCTGCCGTTGGTGGAGATAAAAATGAAGCTTTTGATGAATATGCCTTCTATGGCGGTATGCCGCTTATTTTGTCAAGACCTAATGATGCCACGAAGATGAACTATCTTAAATCTCTATTCCAAGAAGTATATATTAAGGACATTGTTGAACGAAAGAGAATAGAGAGGCAGGATGTGCTTGAACAAATACTTGACTTGCTGTGCTCGTCTGTTGGCTCATTAACCAATCCAACTAAAATTGCTAATACCTTGAAGTCTAAGCAAGGCTATAGCGTGTCAGCCAATACGATTCGTACATATATAGGACATTTGGAAGATGCCTTCCTTTTTTCGGAAAGCAAGCGTTATGATGTGAAAGGAAAGTCGTACTTTGATTCTCCAAACAAGTATTATAGCGAGGATATAGGCCTTAGGAATGCAAGGATAGGCTTTCGTCAACAGGAAATGACGCATATAATGGAGAACATTATATATAACGAGTTAAATATAAGGCAGTTTCTAGTTGATGTCGGCGTTGTATATCAAAGAGCAGTTAATGACAATGGAAATTCAGTTCGTATTCCGATAGAAATTGATTTTGTGGTAAACTCAGGAGGGAAGCGGACTTATATACAGTCAGCTTATGCGATGCCTGATGATGAAAAAGCAGAGATAGAACTAAGGCCTTTTGCGCTTACAGGTGACTTTTTTCCCAAAATTTTAGTAAGAAAAGATATTGGAAAGCGCTGGTATGATGATAATGGCATCTTGAATATAAATGTTATTGATTTTCTACTGGATAAAGATGTGATTTAA